From the Colletotrichum lupini chromosome 10, complete sequence genome, one window contains:
- a CDS encoding beta-lactamase, with protein sequence MIGSDIVSECLGGPSSSWPNQAPIDKDTVFTLASCSKLPLTVAVLQLVEKRLLALDTDVSSILPALGRQKVLAGWRTDDSPILNERRNPITLRHLLTHSAGTSYYFQNKDLKRLRSLRGSLPATLEPTIEERYDDPLLFEPGEGWDYGCGPDWAGKLIEQLTGMSLEKYLRLHVWAPLGASSFTFWPNAEGKDHKVATLTERNVTTGRLGVHPDVLTLNQGVDTECFGGHGAYCSAGDYMELIFSIFSNDRRVLQPDSVEMMFQANLSDQSRAALQADFDRRKLTIGDFYRGEVYNWGLGGMLIDGRRSEAECPRGPNTLAWGGGTNQFWFIDRTNGFCGLIMSHVLPPQDPQIEEIIGAFQRHVYKSNHDYGFRSFL encoded by the exons ATGATAGGATCCGATATCGTATCCGAATGCCTAGGCGGGCCATCGTCATCATGGCCCAATCAAGCCCCCATCGACAAAGACACCGTCTTTACGCTAGCTTCCTGCTCGAAGCTCCCACTCACAGTAGCCGTATTACAGCTTGTAGAGAAACGGCTTCTCGCACTAGACACAGATGTGAGCTCCATACTCCCAGCCCTGGGACGGCAAAAAGTCTTAGCTGGCTGGCGGACAGACGACTCACCCATCCTCAACGAGCGTCGCAACCCAATAACCCTTCGCCACTTATTGACACACTCCGCCGGCACGAGCTACTACTTCCAAAACAAAGACCTAAAACGGCTTCGAAGTCTCAGAGGAAGCCTCCCAGCTACCTTGGAGCCCACTATTGAAGAGCGTTACGATGACCCGCTCCTCTTCGAACCGGGCGAGGGTTGGGACTATGGTTGTGGGCCAGATTGGGCAGGCAAACTGATAGAGCAGCTTACCGGCATGTCTCTGGAAAAATATCTAAGACTACACGTGTGGGCACCCCTGGGAGCATCTAGCTTCACTTTCTGGCCAAACGCAGAGGGGAAAGATCACAAGGTCGCCACCCTCACGGAAAGAAACGTAACTACCGGGAGACTCGGGGTGCATCCTGATGTCCTGACCTTAAATCAAGGAGTCGACACGGAGTGCTTCGGAGGCCATGGGGCTTACTGCAGCGCAGGAGACTACATGGAGCTCATCTTTTCCATCTTCAGCAACGACAGGCGTGTGCTCCAGCCCGATTCTGTGGAGATGATGTTTCAGGCCAACTTGTCGGACCAAAGCAGAGCAGCTCTGCAAGCAGATTTCGACAGGCGAAAACTTACCATTGGCGACTTCTACCGCGGCGAGGTCTACAATTGGGGATTGGGAGGAATGTTGATCGACGGCCGTCGTTCCGAGGCGGAGTGCCCCCGGGGACCAAATACTTTGGCATGGGGCGGTGGAACGAACCAATTTTGG TTTATTGATCGAACCAACGGCTTCTGTGGTCTCATCATGTCTCACGTCCTCCCACCTCAAGACCCTCAGATCGAGGAAATCATTGGCGCATTTCAACGACATGTGTACAAGTCAAACCATGATTACGGTTTCCGAAGCTTTTTGTGA